Below is a window of Sulfurisphaera ohwakuensis DNA.
CATTCCAAGCTTAAAATAAAGAAGATAATCCCTGTAAATTTTTAACAAATCATAAAAATAAATTCCTCTACTGTGAATAGAATCTATAGCGACTCTAATCAATCTAAGTTTACCATAATGAAGTTCACGAACTATAGTAGGAGCGACTCTTAGATTCTTATTAATTATGCTTGGAACGTATATATCAAAACCTACTCTCGATATTAATCCGGTATCTTCACCATTATTTAAATCGTACCAATTACCATGACTAATTATTCTCTCTTTTTGAAATTAGAAAGTAAGGTGCTGAGGGAAAAACAAGCATATATTTTATCTAATGAGGCGTAATCTAACACTTTGTTAAAGTTTTCGTTATAATCTGTGTCTAGGTCGAAGTATGCTGTTATTAAGTTTTCTGGGCAGTGTTCTAATATATAAGCCCTACCCTTAGCTCTACTACTCTTTAACCTTAGTAAAGTTAAATTATATTCCTTCCTCAGTTCTTGTAACTTCTCCCAACTACCGTCTGTGGAATAATTATCGGCAATAATAATATGATAATTCGACCTCCAAAAAGACATGACACTAGTGTCAACAGAGCTAACATTATTAAAAGCTGTACTATAAACACAAATAATCATTTCCTTTATCTCTTGTATATTATCCAGCCTTGCATGTACATTGCATCAAATCCTTTAACCGCAAAGCTCCTCAAAGCATCTTGAGGAGTCTCAACTAAGGGCTCTCCGGCAAGGTTAAAGGAAGTATTCATAATTAACCCCTCACCCTTTATATCCTTAAAAGTCTTGAT
It encodes the following:
- a CDS encoding glycosyltransferase, whose translation is MIICVYSTAFNNVSSVDTSVMSFWRSNYHIIIADNYSTDGSWEKLQELRKEYNLTLLRLKSSRAKGRAYILEHCPENLITAYFDLDTDYNENFNKVLDYASLDKIYACFSLSTLLSNFKKRE